The proteins below are encoded in one region of Telopea speciosissima isolate NSW1024214 ecotype Mountain lineage chromosome 10, Tspe_v1, whole genome shotgun sequence:
- the LOC122641998 gene encoding zinc finger CCCH domain-containing protein 30-like has translation MCGGPEHLKSTSSQSPSPSPSPSPSSEQNISSTKDMNHLTVETDDSFASLLELAANNDLEGFKRSIERDSSSIDEISLWYGRQKGSKQMVLEDRTPLMVAATYGSVDVLKLILSLSEADVNRSCGPDKTTALHCAASGGSVNAVTAVKLLLVSGADPNSLDANGRRPADVIVVSPKLPNVKVDLEELLSSTSSDGSIAVRDLRVSTATSNSNSPPLSSSPENGSPSSASDSSSSPMTLKYNDLPASSASEKKEYPIDPSLPDIKNSIYSTDEFRMFSFKVRPCSRAYSHDWTECPFVHPGENARRRDPRKYHYSCVPCPDFRKGACRRGDMCEYAHGVFECWLHPAQYRTRLCKDGTNCMRRVCFFAHTSDELRPLYVSTGSAVPSPRSSASAATAMDMAAAMSLLPGSPSSVSVMSPSPFTPPMSPSANGLSHSLAWPQPNVPTLHLPGSNFQSSRLRSSLSARDIPVDDFNMLQDFDAQQQQQQLLNDLSCYSQSRLGSASVNRVGRSKTLAPSNLDELFTAEISSSPRYSDQSSSAVFSPSHKSAVLNQFQQQQSMLSPINTNVFSPKNVDHHSLLQASYGVPSPGRMSPRSVDPQSPMSSRLSAFAQREKLRSLSARELGSNTAGIVGSPVNSWTKWGSPNGKLDWAVHGDELGGIRRSFELGNNSEEPDLSWVQSLVKESPPELKEKVAVPTSVAAPSGEGSNSNSHLDSIDHSVLGAWLEQMQLDQLVAQ, from the coding sequence ATGTGCGGTGGTCCGGAACACTTAAAATCCACGTCGTCTCAGTCTCCGTCTCCGTCTCCGTCTCCGTCTCCATCTTCTGAACAAAATATATCTTCAACGAAAGACATGAATCACTTGACTGTTGAAACTGATGATTCTTTTGCAAGCTTGCTCGAGCTTGCCGCTAACAATGACCTTGAAGGCTTCAAGCGCTCAATTGAGCGTGATTCCTCTTCTATTGACGAGATTAGTCTCTGGTATGGCCGCCAAAAGGGCTCTAAACAGATGGTCCTCGAGGATAGAACTCCTTTGATGGTTGCTGCCACATATGGTAGCGTTGATGTCCTTAAGCTAATCCTCTCTTTATCTGAGGCTGATGTAAATCGCTCTTGCGGCCCAGATAAGACCACTGCCCTCCACTGTGCTGCTTCTGGTGGATCTGTGAATGCTGTTACTGCTGTGAAGCTACTTTTAGTGTCGGGTGCTGATCCCAACTCTCTGGACGCCAATGGACGTCGACCTGCGGATGTTATTGTTGTGTCTCCAAAGCTACCGAACGTGAAAGTCGATCTGGAGGAGCTCCTCTCAAGCACAAGTTCTGATGGTTCTATTGCTGTGCGCGACCTTCGGGTCTCCACTGCTACTTCCAATTCGAATTCCCCTCCACTCTCGTCGTCCCCAGAGAATGGATCCCCATCTTCTGCTTCTGATTCTTCATCTTCACCAATGACTCTGAAGTACAATGATCTCCCTGCATCTTCAGCATCGGAGAAGAAAGAGTACCCGATTGATCCATCTCTCCCTGATATCAAGAACAGCATCTACTCAACAGATGAATTCCGCATGTTCTCGTTCAAGGTTCGACCTTGTTCCCGAGCGTACTCCCATGACTGGACCGAGTGCCCCTTTGTTCACCCTGGTGAGAACGCTCGCCGGAGAGACCCCCGGAAGTATCACTACAGCTGTGTTCCATGCCCTGATTTTCGCAAAGGTGCTTGTAGAAGAGGGGATATGTGTGAATATGCTCATGGGGTTTTTGAGTGTTGGCTTCATCCAGCGCAGTACAGGACTCGCCTTTGTAAGGATGGAACTAATTGCATGCGAAGGGTCTGCTTCTTTGCCCACACATCTGATGAGCTCCGTCCTCTGTATGTATCCACTGGCTCTGCCGTTCCATCTCCCCGCTCAAGTGCTTCTGCTGCTACTGCCATGGACATGGCTGCAGCCATGAGCCTCCTGCCTGGTTCTCCCTCATCGGTTTCTGTCATGTCACCCTCCCCTTTCACCCCACCCATGTCTCCATCTGCCAATGGATTATCTCACTCCTTGGCTTGGCCACAGCCGAATGTCCCGACCTTGCATCTTCCTGGAAGTAATTTTCAATCCAGTCGTCTGAGGTCATCCCTTAGTGCAAGAGACATTCCAGTTGATGATTTTAACATGTTACAGGATTTTGATGcccaacagcagcagcagcaactccTCAATGACCTGTCTTGCTACTCTCAATCTCGGCTTGGTTCAGCCTCTGTGAACCGAGTAGGTCGATCGAAGACCCTAGCCCCTTCAAACCTCGATGAGCTTTTTACTGCAGAAATCTCTTCCTCTCCTAGGTACTCGGATCAGTCTTCTTCAGCTGTCTTCTCTCCCTCGCATAAGTCAGCCGTTCTCAACCAGTTCCAACAGCAGCAGAGTATGTTATCGCCCATTAACACAAACGTGTTCTCTCCCAAGAACGTTGATCATCACTCTCTCCTGCAAGCTTCCTATGGTGTTCCGTCCCCAGGAAGGATGTCACCCCGGAGCGTGGATCCGCAGTCTCCCATGAGCTCCCGGCTTTCTGCCTTTGCACAGCGTGAGAAGCTCCGGAGCCTGAGTGCACGCGAACTTGGATCAAACACTGCTGGAATTGTTGGGTCCCCTGTAAATTCTTGGACCAAATGGGGTTCTCCAAACGGTAAGTTAGATTGGGCCGTTCATGGAGACGAACTGGGTGGTATTAGGAGATCATTCGAGCTTGGGAACAACAGTGAAGAGCCTGATTTGTCATGGGTTCAGTCACTGGTGAAGGAATCACCTCCTGAGCTCAAAGAAAAGGTAGCTGTTCCGACCTCTGTAGCTGCACCGTCCGGTGAAGGATCAAATTCGAACTCTCACTTGGATTCCATTGATCACTCGGTTTTGGGAGCTTGGTTGGAGCAGATGCAGCTTGATCAGCTTGTCGCTcagtaa